From the genome of Aureibacter tunicatorum:
AGCCTGACGCACCTACTTCGGGTAATTTCAGCCAATGGAAAAACTCCGGAGAGATTGATATATCAGCATATTCGGGCAAGAAAATCAATATTGGATTTTTGTATGTGGCTTCCGATGGCTCTGTAGCTAGTACTACCAAGTTTCAAATAAAAAACTTGTTGGTGAAATAAAACTGAATTTACAAACTATTCATGGCGGAGCATATTGATTCGCCATGATATTTAAAACACCATTTATTATAAATTTCTACACTAAACCTTTTAAGAATGAAAATCTTAACACACAATTTGAAATGGGCATTTATGCTCTTGGTGAGTGTTTTTTTAATTTCTGGATGCGGTGATGATGAAGTCGCAGTTCCTGAAAAGCCAGATGAGCCGGATCCGGATCCGGAAGTAACGATTACTTCAATTAGTGACTTGAAATCAAACTATGACAACGCATTGATTCAAATCACGGATGATTTGACAATTGAAGGAGTGGTGGTAGCCAATGACGAGTCAGGCAATTTTTACAAAGAAATTATCATTCAAGATGATGTGGAAGGTATTCGAGTGAAATTGAATAAAAAGGACTTGTTTGCGGATTATCCTGTAGGCTCCAAAGTTAGAATTTCTGCAATGGATTTATACTTGGGAGATTACGGCGGTGAAATTCAGCTTGGCTCTATTTATGAGGAGAAAATAGGACAAATTCCTGAAGATCAAATTGCCGATCATATTACAAAAATCTCCGATGAGGAGGAAGTTAATGCTGAAGTGGTTGCGATTAATGATATTGACAAGTCTTATGTTGGAAAGTTGATAACTATTGAGAATGTACAGTTTGTTGCTTCAGAACTAGGGAGAAACTGGGTGGATGACAATGCCGAATACCCAAGTAACAGAACTGTGGAAGATGCCGAAAACAATTCAATTGTGGTAAGAACAAGCAATTTTGCGTCTTTCAAATCAGAGGCTTTGCCTACAGGAAGCGGAAAAATCACTGCAGTGTTAAGCATCTATAATGACACATATCAATTAGCCGTTAGACAAACTTCTGATGCTGAAATGACAGGAGACAGATTCGATATTGACATTGATTTTGGAACTGAGATAAGCCTTGAAACTGTACTGATGAGACATGCTGGAGAGGATGTGGATTTCACTGAAGCAGAACATATTGTTGTGACAGTGACTGCGAACCCTGAAAGTGTAAGCGATAATATTCCAGATTTTATTGTTTATGCTCAAGATGCAAGCAGAGGCATTAATTTAAATATTAATGATAAGACAAATATTTCTTCAGCGCTTAAAGTCGGTGATAAAGTTAAAGTTGCTTTGCAAGGTTTGACTTTGAAATCCTTTAATGGAGTTATGCAGCTTGAAAATGTCAACACAACTCAGCATTTAGAGCCAATTAGCGAAGGGAATAATGTTGACCCATTGGAATTGACAATTGACGCGATTACAAATGATCACATGTCTATGTTCATTAAGATTGTTGATGTTCAATATAAGAACGTGCCTGCAACTTTCAAGGAAAATACCAATCTGAAAGACTGTAATGGAAATGAAATAGCTACTTACACAAGAAAAGAAGCAAGCTTTGCGGATGCTAATGTTCCGGAAGATAATGGAGTGTTCTTAGGTTTTGTTTCTTCGTTTAACAAGCTTCAATTAGTTGTAGGCGCCCCTTCGGATTTGAACATGAATAAAGAAAGATGCGATGAAGATGAGGTGCCTCCTGTTGAAGGTGATGGAGTCTATGACTTCTATCAAATTGATGAAGCTGGATTTACTAACATGGGATGGAAAGTTGGAGAAAAAATATACTTTGGAAGCCAAGCGTTTGAAGGTGTGAAGTTTGGCACATCAAGTATATCTGGTGATATTTCTTTGGACTTTATCGCTGATGGTGATGTAACTGTGAAAGTGTATGGTTTGGCTTGGAAAGGAGCTGTTAATCCATTTAGTATTCAAATTGGAGGGGAAATCCAAGAAGCTACTTTTAGAGCTCATGATGAAATAACTGGAAGTTCAGGCGTAAGACCATTGGATTATAATGAAACTACTGATGTGCAAGAATTTGAATTTACTGGATTATCAGAAACTAATTCATTAACAATTACTAGTGGTCAAAAAGCTAGAATAGTTATTTATAAAATAGAAATAGTTGAGAAAAATTAATGCAAATTTTATTAAAGTCCTTTAGCCTATAAAGGACTTTAATTTTATTAATTTTTGAGAGAAATGAGGAGAGGATATTTAAAGTGGCGCATTGTTGTTTTTTTCTTTATTTTCGTTTTAGGGATATCCGCATGTGAAGAGAACAGCCCTGATATGGAGCTTCCTCCTGTGGAAGAACCTGAAACTCCGGAGGAACCGGAGACGCCTACAGATCCGGAAGAGCCTGAAGAACCTGAGAACCCTGTTGATCCGACGAATCCTAATGAAAACTACGGATATGTATGGCCTGATCAATTAAGCAACCAAAGAATATATGTCCAAGGAACTCCGAAGCAATATCAAGATACTGCAAAGCATCATGTTGTTTCTGTTGGTTATGATATCTATTCTGGAGAAGTATTGGATTTGAAAGAATATTATTCCCAAGCGGTTAATTTGAATGGTCAAAATCTCAGGAGGAAGATTGCTGAAATAGCATCAAATGGAGCTAAAGAATTATCCTATGATGTTGTATGGGATATGTGTGAGGAAGGAGATGAAAATCCTTTGGATGAGTCGGAAGTTTGGTTGATATATACGGAGCAAGGAGATGATAAAGATCGTCATGTCTCAGGAAGCTCTGGATGGAATAGGGAACATGTTTGGGCAAAGTCGCATGGTGACTTTGGAACAAGAAGAGGTCCCGGCACAGATGGACATCATCTTAGAGCTTGCAATGCCAGAGAAAACTCTAGAAGAGGCAATAAAGATTTTGGCAATACTAGCGTGCCTTATGCTTATACTCCGCCATCATCAGCCAGAGGAGATGTCGCCAGAATGATTTTCTATATGGCTTTGAGATGGAATGACAGTCATGGACTGTATGTTGATGACAAAGTTTTCAGCAGTCCGGATAAATCTCCAAGGCATGGCAAATTATCGGATTTATTGAAATGGCATCATGAAGATCCTGTGGATCCTTATGAAATTCGTCGAAACAATGTTATTTTCAAGTATCAGGAAAATAGAAACCCATTTGTCGATCATCCGGAATTAATTGACCTGATTTTTGGTGATAAGTGGGGAAGTTCTTGGGATGGAGGAGTTACACTTCAAGACAAGCCTCAATAATGAGGATAAATATTGATAATATACTTTCACATGATTATGAAAAAGGTATTTAGTTTTTGGTTTTTGTTTCTGTTGCTCACCTCTGTTACAGGGCTTAGTCAGCAGTACAAAGCGGGTGTTATTGCATTTTACAACTTGGAGAATCTGTTCGATACAGAGAATGATCCGAATATAAGGGATGATGAGTACACGCCCGAAGGATCAAAGTCATGGACGCAAGAGCGATATGAAAAGAAGCTTGACAATATGGCTGAAGTGATTTCAAGATTGGGAGAGGATGAATTGGGCGATCGATCTGGACCATCGATTCTTGGAATGGCTGAAATCGAGAATCGTAGAGTGCTTGAAGATTTGGTTGCCAATAAGAAACTGGAATCAATGAATTATGGCATTGTGCATTATGATTCGCCTGACAAGAGAGGTATCGATGTTTGCATGTTGTATCGTAAAGATGTATTTGAGGTGACAAGCTCGCGGGCAGTGCCGTTTACTGTAGAAGACAAAGAAGATTTCAAGTCAAGAGATATTCTTGTGGTTACTGGAAATTACGATGGAGAGAAAATGGACTTCATAGTATGCCATTGGCCTTCTCGTTATGGAGGAGAAAAGAAAAGCAGGCCTATGAGAATTGCCGCGGCTAAATTGACTAAGCATTTGGCTGATTCGATTCAAAATGCCAATAACAGTGAAGCGAAGATATTTATCATGGGTGATTTCAACGATGACCCAACAAATCATAGTATCAAGGAATATTTGAATACTTCGGATGATAAGAAAGATTTGGATAACGATGAGCTTTACAATCCTTATTTGACGCTATATAAAAAAGGAATTGGGACTTTAGCTTATCGTGATAAATGGAACCTTTTTGATCAGATTATTCTAAGTCAAGAGTTATTAGAGGATGATGGCGAGTATAGATTTATCAAGGCGAAAGTTTATAACAAGAAATGGTTGATGGTTCAAGATGGAAGGTACAAAGGGTATCCTAAAAGAACGCATGTTGGCTCGAATTATCAAGGTGGATATAGCGATCACTTTCCTGTGTATGTAATCATTGGAAAAAAAATAGATGACGATTAATAAGAAAAGCCCTGCAGTCTTCGCGGGGTTTTTTAATATTATTTCATAGAACAGAATCATAAATATATGCAAGACATATTCCAAAAGAGAGTTTCATTTTTATTCAATTTTACGATTATATTATTCGGCATAGTGATCTTTTCATCTTGTGATGAGCAGCCAGCGATTCCAGATAAGCCTGTTGAAAAAGAGTGTGAAATCGACTATGACAATACCTTGAATACTGAAAGTTGCTTTAGTTCAGCTTCTTCGGACAATTTGGATATTGTTACTTGGAATTTGGAGCATTTTCCCAATACAGGAATGCAACCTGGATGGGAAACCAATGATCCGGATGAGACTAGATTAGATGCTGTAGCTGGAATAATTGAGAGCTCTCAATTTGATGTAATCGCGATGCAGGAAATAGTAAGCACAAGATTGCTTGATGAACTATCGTGCAGATTAGGAGATGAATGGGAGCATGTTTCGTATACATTTTCTGAAGGGGCTAATATGGCTTTTTTCTTTAATGCATCAGTTGTTAAATCTTTAGGTCATAAAAAAATACTTGCGAATAAAAATTATGATTTTGCTTCTCGTC
Proteins encoded in this window:
- a CDS encoding endonuclease/exonuclease/phosphatase family protein; this translates as MKKVFSFWFLFLLLTSVTGLSQQYKAGVIAFYNLENLFDTENDPNIRDDEYTPEGSKSWTQERYEKKLDNMAEVISRLGEDELGDRSGPSILGMAEIENRRVLEDLVANKKLESMNYGIVHYDSPDKRGIDVCMLYRKDVFEVTSSRAVPFTVEDKEDFKSRDILVVTGNYDGEKMDFIVCHWPSRYGGEKKSRPMRIAAAKLTKHLADSIQNANNSEAKIFIMGDFNDDPTNHSIKEYLNTSDDKKDLDNDELYNPYLTLYKKGIGTLAYRDKWNLFDQIILSQELLEDDGEYRFIKAKVYNKKWLMVQDGRYKGYPKRTHVGSNYQGGYSDHFPVYVIIGKKIDDD
- a CDS encoding endonuclease I family protein, with the translated sequence MRRGYLKWRIVVFFFIFVLGISACEENSPDMELPPVEEPETPEEPETPTDPEEPEEPENPVDPTNPNENYGYVWPDQLSNQRIYVQGTPKQYQDTAKHHVVSVGYDIYSGEVLDLKEYYSQAVNLNGQNLRRKIAEIASNGAKELSYDVVWDMCEEGDENPLDESEVWLIYTEQGDDKDRHVSGSSGWNREHVWAKSHGDFGTRRGPGTDGHHLRACNARENSRRGNKDFGNTSVPYAYTPPSSARGDVARMIFYMALRWNDSHGLYVDDKVFSSPDKSPRHGKLSDLLKWHHEDPVDPYEIRRNNVIFKYQENRNPFVDHPELIDLIFGDKWGSSWDGGVTLQDKPQ
- a CDS encoding DUF5689 domain-containing protein, translated to MKILTHNLKWAFMLLVSVFLISGCGDDEVAVPEKPDEPDPDPEVTITSISDLKSNYDNALIQITDDLTIEGVVVANDESGNFYKEIIIQDDVEGIRVKLNKKDLFADYPVGSKVRISAMDLYLGDYGGEIQLGSIYEEKIGQIPEDQIADHITKISDEEEVNAEVVAINDIDKSYVGKLITIENVQFVASELGRNWVDDNAEYPSNRTVEDAENNSIVVRTSNFASFKSEALPTGSGKITAVLSIYNDTYQLAVRQTSDAEMTGDRFDIDIDFGTEISLETVLMRHAGEDVDFTEAEHIVVTVTANPESVSDNIPDFIVYAQDASRGINLNINDKTNISSALKVGDKVKVALQGLTLKSFNGVMQLENVNTTQHLEPISEGNNVDPLELTIDAITNDHMSMFIKIVDVQYKNVPATFKENTNLKDCNGNEIATYTRKEASFADANVPEDNGVFLGFVSSFNKLQLVVGAPSDLNMNKERCDEDEVPPVEGDGVYDFYQIDEAGFTNMGWKVGEKIYFGSQAFEGVKFGTSSISGDISLDFIADGDVTVKVYGLAWKGAVNPFSIQIGGEIQEATFRAHDEITGSSGVRPLDYNETTDVQEFEFTGLSETNSLTITSGQKARIVIYKIEIVEKN
- a CDS encoding endonuclease/exonuclease/phosphatase family protein — its product is MQDIFQKRVSFLFNFTIILFGIVIFSSCDEQPAIPDKPVEKECEIDYDNTLNTESCFSSASSDNLDIVTWNLEHFPNTGMQPGWETNDPDETRLDAVAGIIESSQFDVIAMQEIVSTRLLDELSCRLGDEWEHVSYTFSEGANMAFFFNASVVKSLGHKKILANKNYDFASRPPLQFSFEYKNEVVNLINIHMKCCNDGQARRKNASKHLKEYIDENLDKDNVIVLGDYNEEIYDYNGAFSNFLDDSQNFKFADGYIESDKLFDEYSYPSWPSHIDHILISNELFDNLDTAYTIKFDNCDSKYFSRISDHRAVYIRLKI